GCGGCGTCGACGGCTTCCGCATCGATGCGATCAACCATTCGATGCCCGACCCGCAACTGCGCGACAATCCGCCCGCACCCGAAGACGGCCGCATCCGCACGCGCCCCTATGATTTCCAGATCAAGCGCTATAGCCAGAGCCACCCGGACATTCCGCTGTTCCTGGAAAAGGTGCGTTCGGTGTTCGACGAATATCCCGATCGCTTCACCGTCGCCGAAGTCGGCGGGGATGACAGCGATGCGGAAATGAAGGCCTTCACCCAGGGCGATCATCGCCTCAACACCGCCTATGGCTTCGACTTCCTCTACGCCCCCAAATTGACCGCGCCGTTCCTCAAAGCCGCGCTGTCGCGCTGGCCCGCGGAGCAGGGGATTGGCTGGCCGAGCTGGGCGTTCGAAAATCATGACGCGCCGCGCGCCGTCTCGCGCTGGGCCGGCGACATCGACGCCCATGCCTATTGCCGGATGAAGATGCTGCTGCTCGCCTGCCTGCGCGGCAATATCTTCCTCTATTATGGCGAGGAACTGGGCCTGCCGCAGGTCGATATCGCGTTCGAGGATCTGCAGGATCCCGAAGCGATCGCCAACTGGCCGCTGACCCTGTCGCGCGATGGCGCCCGCACGCCCATGCCCTGGACCGGGGCAGCGCCCTGGCTCGGCTTCTCCGATGCCAAGCCATGGCTGCCGGTGGGGGAGGCGCACCGCCCGCTCGCCGTCGACGCGCAGGAAGCCGATCCTGCTTCGCTGCTTCACTGGACGCGCGAGGTGTTGGCCCTGCGCAACGCCACCCCGGCGCTGCGCAACGGCACGATCACCTTTCTCGATACGCCGGATGATCTGCTCGCCTTTGAACGGACGCAGGACGGGCAGCAGCGCCTGTGCGTCTTCAACCTCGGCACCAGCCCCGTCGCCTGGCACCCCGCCGATGCGGACCGTTGGCAGGTCGAACTGTCGACCGGCCGCATCGCCGACTGGAATTTCGCCCCCGCATCCGGCCTCGTCGCCGCCTTCCAAGTTTAAGGACAAGAATATGTCGCGACTGCCCGCGCTCACCCTGCCCCTCATTGCCCTGGCGCTCGCGCCCACCGCCGCGCGCGCCGATGTGGTGGCCAAGGCATCGTCGCCCGACGGCCATATCACCCTCACCATCAGCCTCGATGGCGAGGGGCGTCCCAGCTATGCCGTGCAGCGCAATGGCAAGCCGCTGATCGCCGACAGCCGCCTGGGCTTCATGTTCACCGACGCACCCAAGATCGAGCGCAATCTGACGCTGGCCGATGCCAAGCAGGCGAGCAGCGACACCAGCTGGACCCAGCCCTGGGGCGAATGGACCACGATCCGCGACCATCATAATGAGCTGAAGCTGGTCTTCCGCGAGAAGGGCGATCTCCAGCGCGAGATGGATATGACCTTCCGCCTGTTCGATGACGGCGTCGCCTTCCGCTACAGCCTGCCCGATCAGGCCAATCTCCATCACGCCAACATTGCCGAGGAACTGACCCAGTTCGCCTTCGCGCAAGGCGGCACGGCCTGGTGGAAGCCCGCCTATGAATGGAATCGCGAGGAATATCTCTACAACCGCACCCCGCTCGACGCGGTCGGCACCGCCCAGACGGTGATGACGGTGAAGCTGGCTGACGGCACCCATGTCGCCCTGCATGAGGCCGCGCTGGTCGATTATGCGGGCATGAATCTCGCCCGTGCCGAGGGCAACACCTTCCGCGCCGATCTGACGCCGGGGGCGGGCGCCCCCAAAGTGTCGCGCGACGCCGGCTTCTCCACCCCCTGGCGCACCATTGCCGTCGCCGACGATGCCGCCGGCCTCTACATGAACCACATGATCCTGAACTTGAACGAGCCCAACAAGCTCGGCGACGTTTCAAGCTGGATCAAGCCGGGCAAGTTCGTCGGCGTCTGGTGGAACATGATCAAGGGCGACTGGACCTGGGCGCGCGGCCCCAAACATGGCGCCACCACCGCCAATGTCCGCCGCTATATCGATTTCGCCGCTGCCAGCGGCATCCCCGCCGTGCTGGTCGAGGGCTGGAATGTCGGCTGGGACGGTAACTGGTTCGGCAACGGCAATGAGATGAACTTTGCGCAGCCGACCGAGGATTTCGATGCCGATGGCCTTGCCGCCTATGCCAGGTCCAAGGGCGTCACCCTGATCGGCCATCATGAAACCGGCGGATCGGCCAGCCATTATGACGGCCAGCTCGACACCGCCTTCAAATGGGCGGCCGACCATGGCGAGCAGGTGGTGAAGACCGGCTATGTCACCGATGCCGGCCAGATCGAGCGGGTCGACGCCGATGGCGCCAAGCTTCGCGAATGGCATGAAGGCCAGTGGATGGTGAACCATTATCTGCGCGTCGTGCAGACCGCCGCCAAATATCATGTCAGCATCGACAGCCATGAACCGGTCAAGGATACCGGCCTGCGCCGCACCTATCCCAACTGGGTGGCGCGCGAAGGCGGCCGGGGCATGGAATATAATGCCTGGGTCGGCGGCAAGAACCCGCCCGAGCATGAGGCGAACCTGGTCTTCACCCAGTTGCTGGGCGGCCCGATGGACTTCACCCCCGGCGTGCTCAGCCTGTCGGGTTCGGAGGGCAGTAGCATCCACTCGACCATCGCCAAGCAGCTCGCCCTCTATGTCGTCCTCTATTCGCCGGTGGTGATGGCGGCCGACACGCCGGAAAATTACGCCAAATATCCCGGCCCCTTCCAGTTCATCAAGGATGTGCCGACCGACTGGTCCGACACCCGCGCCTTGAATGGCGAGGTTGGCGACTATGTCACCATCGCGCGCAAGGCGAAGGGCAGCGACGACTGGTATCTGGGCGCGGTCGGCGACGAACAGGCGCGCTCCAGCAAGGTGACGCTCGACTTCCTCGATGCCGGCCGCAGCTACACCGCCGAAATCTACCGCGACGGCCCCGGCGCCGACTATCGCACAGAGGCACGCCACGCGATCGTGATCGAGAAGAAGCCGGTGAAGAAGGGCGACGTCCTCAGTATCGACCTTGCGCCCGGCGGCGGTCAGGCGATCCGCTTCGTCGCCAGCGGCGGCAAGCGCAAGCGGTGACAGTCCAGTGAACCTCGTCATTGCGAGGGCCGCAGGCCCGCGGCAATCCAGTGGATTGCTTCACCCGGCTATCGCCGGGTTCGCAATGACGAAGCGGCTATGGCCTGTCCTACAGGAAGGTGCTCCTCTATGCTGCGGATTGCAAAGGCCCGGCAGAAGGCAGGCTTTCCGATAGGATCAGGCGCTCGCAACTAAATGTCAAAATGTGCGGGAAATGTGCGAAGTTAAGGCGAAGGATGGGGATGGCCGGAATGAATGAGATGGGGCTGGAACCGGGCGCGACGACGTCCGACGGTCGGCCGCGCCAGGGCTTCCGGGGGCTGTGGAATATCAGCTTCGGCTTCTTCGGCATCCAGATCGGCTTTGCGCTGCAAAACGCCAACATGTCGCGCATCTTCCAGTCGCTGGGGGAAAATCTCGACAATCTCGCCTTGCTGTGGATCGCCGCGCCGTTGACCGGCCTGCTGGTGCAGCCGGTGATCGGCCATTATAGCGACCGCACCTGGTGCCGCCTCGGCCGGCGCCGGCCCTATTTCTTCGCCGGTGCGCTGTTCGCGGCACTTGCCCTGTTCGGCATGCCCAATGCGCCCGGCCTGATGGCCGCCGCGCTGATGCTCTGGATACTCGACGCCTCGCTCAACGTCTCGATGGAGCCGTTCCGCGCCTTTGTCGGCGACATGCTGGCGAAGGAACAGCATATGGCCGGCTATGCGATCCAGACCGCCTTCATCGGCACCGGTGCGGTGATCGGTTCCTCCACCCCCTGGCTGCTCGACCAGATGGGCGTCTCCAATGTCGCGCCCGCCGGCATGATCCCCGACACGGTGCGCATCAGCTTCTATATCGGCGGCGGTGCGCTGTTCCTCGCCGTGCTCTGGACCGTGCTCACCACCCGCGAATATTCGCCCGAGCAGATGGCCGGCTTTGCCCAGGCCAGCGAGGCGGCAAGCCGGCAGGAGGCACCGCCGGTCCCGGCCGGCGGTCCGCTCTGGATCGTCGCGGGCCTTGCCATCATCGCCGCCGTCTGGGGCTGGGCGCTGGAAAAGGAACTCTATCTGCTGGGCGGGCTCCTTGCTGCCTATGGCATCGCCCGCATCGTCGCGCGCGGCCTTCATGCGCAGGGGCGGACCGACAATCTGCTCAGCCATGTGGTCGGCAATTTCGCGACCATGCCGGCGATGATGAAGAAGCTGGCGCTGGTCCAGTTCTTCACCTGGTCGGCGCTGTTCATCATGTGGATCTATACCACGCCGGTGGTCGCCCAATATGTCTTCGGATCAGCCGATCCGACCAGCGCCGCCTATAATGAAGGGGGCAATTGGGTCGGCATCCTGTTCGCCACCTATAATGGCGTCGCCGCCTTCGCCGCGCCCTTCCTGCTCCAGCCGCTTGCCCGCCGCATCGGCCAGGCACAGACGCACGCGCTGGCGCTCACGCTCGGCGCAATCGGCTTCCTGTCCTTCCTGGTCCTGCGCGATGCACAGGCGCTGCTATTGTCGGAAGTGGCGATCGGCATCGCCTGGGCCTCGACCCTCGCCATGCCCTATGCGATGCTCGCCTCCAGCGTGCCGCAGGCCAAGCTCGGCATCTATATGGGGTTGTTCAACGCCTTCGTCGTCATCCCGCAATTGCTGGTGGCGACGGTGATGGGCACGATCATGCGCCATTTCTTCCCGACCGAACCGATCTGGACCATGGCCTTTGCCGGCGCCGTCATGCTGCTGGCTGCGCTCGCCACCCTGCGCTGCCGGGAGGCTGGTGCCGGGCGATAGCCCGGCAGCGACAGGCTTTATTCGAGCATCAACGTCGCCAGTTCGACATCCAGTGCATCAAGAGCCGTGTCGGGGAACTGCGCCGGGGCGAAGGACTGGATCGATCGCAGCGTCAAACCCCGTGCCATCGCAATGCGCTGATCGGTAGCGATCCCGGGGAAATGCCGGTCCAGCATCGCCCGCGCATCGTCATGGGCAAGCAGCACACCGATTTTGGTGACGGCGGTGGACGGCACCGAGCGCCCTCCCCCGCTCTTCGGCGCGTCATGGGACGCCTCACCCGCGATAGGGAATTGCTCATCGCGGCTCCCCATGGGGGATGCCTGTACATCGGCCGACGGAACCAGCTTCAGATGCAGGTCGGCCAGGCCACGGATGATGAAGCTCGGCTCATAATGCAGCACCCGGTCGCCACGCGGTCCATGAAAGGCCTCGTCCAGCTCGATCGACTGGGTATGCGCCAGGAATTTCTCGAGGATGATCCGAACCTCCACCCGGGCCAAAGGCGCCCCCGCGCAGACATGTTTACCACGACCGAAGGCGACATGTTCCCTGATCCCCGGTCGGGCAAGCTGCAACGCGCCAGGATCATCCCAGCGGCGCGGATCACGGTTGGCCGCCGCCAGCGCAAGCAATATCGGCGTTCCAGCCGGCACCATCCAGTCGCCGATACGCGTATCGCGGCGCGCCAGTCGCGCCGTTTGTTTGCTGGACCCTTCCAGGCGTAACACCTCCTCGATCAGATGCGGGATCAGGCTTGGATCAGCCCGCAGACGATCCTGGAGGTCCGGCTGCTCGGCAATGTAACGCATGGCGTTGCCCAGCAGCTTGGCGCTTGTGTCCTGTCCCGCACCGAACAGGAAGGTTGCCAGATTGACGATGTCGGCCAGGCTGGGAGTCGACCCGTCCGCATAGGTCGCGCATGCCAGTTCGGTCAGTATGTCCCCCCGCGGATTGCGCCGCCGATCCTCCACATAAGCCGCGAAATAGGAGCCCATTACGATCAGCGGATGACTCTCCCCCGAATAGTCATTGTCGTTGCTGTCCAGGCTGCCCGGCGGTGGCGCCCCATCGATGACGTCCATGAAACGCTGGCGATCGTCCGCCGGAACCCCCAGCAGGTCGGCAATCACCAATGTAACGAAGGGGGTCGATATTTCGCGGATCAGTTCGCTACTGCCCCGCGCCACCGCCGTCCGTACCAGATGGTCGGAATAGGCCGATATAAACTGCTCGTTCGCCTTCAACCGGGATGGCGTGAACAGCCGATTGACCAGCCCGCGCAACGCGGCATGCGCCGCATCATCCAGCCCGACCAGCATCTCCCCGCCAGGAAAGTCCGACCGATGGGCTTCGACCTGCGCCGTGATATCGCTCCCCCGGGGCGTGAAGGGCAAAGGGGCCGCTGCCCCCTGCAATGCGTTGATCGCGGAAAAATCGCGCGCATTTGCCAGAACCTCCAATGTCTCCTCGAACCCGGTGACGATCAGATAATCCCGGCCTTGTGGACGATAGATCGGCCCATGAGCGCGCACGGCCTCGAAGAAGCCATAGGGATCCTTCAGTATCTCATAGTCGGTGAAGTAATCGCGTTCCTCGAGGGCCGGCATTCTGCTCTCCCTTGTTCATGCCGACCGGCAATCGGCATATATTGGTCACCGCATGCGTTTGCATCATTTGTGATCTATAATGTATCATATCTGCGTGGCGGCGATCGTCAAGCCCGCGCTGCTCGCCGCTAATCGACCACACGGATATCAAGGACAACGGTTTCAGGCGCGCATGACTGTCGCGCAACATTTGCGATTGAATATCAATATCCCTATGCCAAATGGGCGAATCACCACAGGGGACATCATGAAGAAGCAGTTTTTCGCCATGCTCGCGCTGTGCGGCCTATCGTCATTGGCCCAGGCTCATGAAGTGTGGGTCGAACGCGATGCGTCCGGTCCCGCCCGCATCTACCTCGGCGAACCCGCCGACCCGATGCCGGCCGGCGGCGACCCCGAGTTCGAGAAGCTGAAGACGCCACGCCTGGTGCCTGCATCACAGGCACCGCAGATCCGAAAGGCCGGCTATATCGAGGTCGCGGCGCCCGCTGGCGATGTCCGCGTCATCGACGACAGCGTGTTTGAACCCTGGGGCGAAGAAGGCAAGAAGGAGGGCGTGGTCTATTATGCCCGCGCTGGCCGCAACGAAACCAAAGCCCTGATGCCGCTTGAAATCGTGCCGACCGCGACGAGCGCAGACAGTTTCAGCCTGGTTCGTGACGGCAAGCCGCTGGCTGGGATCAAGGTCACCGCCATCTCCCCGGATAAATGGTCCAAGAGCTTCCTCACCGATGCGCAGGGCCGCGTGACCCTCCCGATCCGGGAGAAGGGCCGCTATATTCTGACGGCAACACAGGAGCAGAAGGGCGACCTCAGCCTGCGCGGCGCCAAGGTGGCTACGCTCTACCACATCGCGACGCTGACCTTCGTCAACAATTGACGAAGGTCAGCTTGCGGGGCGTCAGGCGAAGATATCTTCGAGGCTGGCGCCCTGCGGGCCGTCCTTCCAGTCGCTGAGCGAGACATAGAGGCTGGCCTGGGTCACGCTCCAGAAGGCCATGACCAGGGTACCCGCCAGCGTCGAAACCACGAGCGAGGTGGGACTGAGCGTTCCGCTGCTGGCTTCCACCGCGAACGCCGCGATCCCGCCCGCTGCCACGAGGGCGAAGATCACGGCATAGAGTATCCAGACCAGAATCGTCATCAGCACGAAAAGGCCGAAGATCTTCCAGCGCGCGCCCTTGGTCAGCGCGCGGCTGCGACCGAAGGCCGCGAAGATGCCGATCCGTTCGGTCACCAATACCGGCACGCTGACCGACCACATGATGAACAGGATGATGCCCGGCACCAGCAGCAGCGCAAAGCCGATCATCAGCCCGATCGTCGTCAATATCGCAAGGCCGATCAGGGGAACCGCAACCGAGAGGCCCGTGCCGATACAGTCGGCGATGCTCGCCCGCTGCCCATCGGCATGCGCCACCGTTGCCCGCACCAGCCCGCCCTGCACCAGCATCGAGAGGATGAGCGAGAGGGCGTAGGAGCCAAGCGATACGACGATCACCGCAAGGGTGTTGCCCGCACCCGCATTGGCCAGATCCGCCCGCACAAAATAGCTGAACAGCAGTTGTGGCAATGCGCCGAACAGGAAGGCGGTGCCGAAGGTCGCCACCGGATTGCTGCCCAAGGTCCCGAAAGCGCGGCTCAGAACCGTGCCGATTGAAAAATTCCGCCGTTCGACGGAAGCCGCTGATGTCGCCATAAAGGCCCCCTGTAAGTCTGTCCCCAAATTGCGATTGTGTCGCAACATGATCGCTTTGTCATCCTGTTTGAATGACTTGCGCTTTCGCTGGCGGGCACTAGTTTCCGCCGGTCAGGGGTGCAGATGGCGGCAACGGATTCAGTGTCGGACGATCGTCTGGCCGCAGCGCATAAGGCGTTGCGGGCGGGCGGCGACGTGCAGTTCGACATGCTGCCCGCCGATCCGCCCAAGCCACCGCCGGCCTGGCTCAAGGCGTTCGGCGAATGGCTGGAGAAAGTGCTGGAGCCGGTCGGGCATTTCCTGCGCTGGATCGGCAGTTTCATGCCCGACGCCCCCTATGCCCGCATCTTCCTGTGGACCGTGATCGGCGCGCTGGCGCTGCTGATCGTCTGGATGATCGTCGACCGGGTGCGCCATGGCGTCTGGCGCCTGCCGAACTGGCGCCGCCGGACGCTGGCGGAAGCGGCCGATTATCAGGAAGATCAATGGGCGCCCGACGCCGCCCCAGCCCGCGCCTGGCTGGAGGAGGCCGATGCGCTGGCCGGCAGGGGCCGCTATGCCGAGGCGGTGCATCATCTGTTGCTGCGCAGCGTCGAGGATATGGCCCGGCGTCGGCCACAGATCGTGCGCCCGGCCCTCACCAGCCGCGACCTTGCCGATGCGCCCGGCATCCCCGCCGCGCCGCGCCGGCTGTTCGGCGAGATTGCCGGGGCGGTCGAACGCAGCCTGTTCGGTGGGCGCGCCATCAATGCAGAGGAATGGGGTCGCTGCCGCGCCGCCTATGCCGATTTCGCCCAGACCAGGACCTGGGCGGCATGAGCGATATCGCGATCGGCAAGGCATCAGCCGACAATGGCATCTTCCGGGGCGTCACCATCATCCTGATGCTGGTGATCGGTCTGATGGGCTTTGCCGGCATGATCCTGCTGGGCGCCTATGCGCCGGACCTGCGATCGGGCCGCAATGGCGGCGCCCATGCGCTGTCCAACGCGGTCACGGGCTATAGCGGTCTGGTCCAGCTGGCCGAGGCGACGGGGCGCCATCCCCGTATCCTGCGAAGCACCCATGATTTCGATACCGAGGATCTGCTGATCGTGACGCCCGAAAGCGGCGCGACCGATATCAGTGCCGCGCTGAACGGGCGGGAGACGAAACCCACCCTGTTCGTGCTGCCCAAATGGCAGACCATGCCCGACGAGACGCATCCCGGCTGGGCGCGCTTTACCGGCCTGATACCGCTCCATGAGCCGATTGGCGTGCTGTCGCCCGGCGTCCGCTTCACCATGCAGCGCTATCGCACCGGCGGCGGCTGGCTGACATCGCATGATCCCGACGTCCGCTTCTGGGCGCCGCGCCCGATCCAGGTGATCACCGGCATTGAGCAGGACAACAAGAATCAGGATGACGCCTGGCGCAGGCTGACACCGATATTGACAGATGAACGCGGCAATATGGTGCTGGTCCGGGTCGGTGATGGCCCGCTCTATGTGCTGGCCGACCCGGACCTGCTGAACAATCGCGGCATGAAGGATGAGGGACAGGCAGCCGCTGCGCTGGGCCTGCTCGACTGGATGAACAGCACCGGCGCGCAGAGTGTCGCTTTCGATGTCTCGATGAACGGCTTCGGCCATTCGAAAAGCCCGCTCAAATTGCTGTTCGATCCCCCCTTCCTGGCGATGACGCTGGCGATCGTCGCCGCGCTGGCGCTGGCGGGCGTCCATGCCTTTGGTCGGTTCGGGCCACCCCGCGCGCGGCAGCGGGCGCTGGCCTTCGGCAAGGCGGCGCTGATCGACAATAGCGCGCTGCTGATCCGCAAGGCCGGGCGCGAAGCGCGACTAGGCGGCCGCTATGCCGCCGCGATCCGCGACCGGGCCGCACGCATCTTCGCCGTGCCCGCGCGGCTGCGCGACGGCGAGATCGACGATTATCTCGACAGTTTGAAGGGTCAGCGCCGCTTCACCGACCTGGCGCAGGCGGCAGAAGCGGCGACGGACCGCCATGGCCTGCTCGAAGCCGCGCAGGCGCTGCATGATTGGCAGGAGGAGAAGAACAGGTGACAGTGGAACAAGTCCAGGCGCTGGCGACCAGCATCCGGCAGACCGTCGCGCGTGCGGTCGTGGGCCAGGAAGCGACGGTCGACCTGATGCTCGTCGCCCTGTTTTCCGGCGGCCATATCCTGCTGGAAGGCCCGCCGGGGACCGCCAAGACGCTGGTCGCGCACAGCTTCGCCCGCGCGCTGGGGCTGGACTTTGGCCGCATCCAGTTCACCCCGGACCTGATGCCGGGCGACATCATCGGCGCCAATCTGTTCAATTTCCAGACCAGCCAGTTCAGCCTGACGCGCGGGCCGATCTTCACCGAATTGCTGCTGGCCGACGAGATCAACCGGACCCCGCCCAAGACGCAGGCGGCGCTGCTGGAGGCAATGCAGGAACGCACCGTCACCATCGACGGCGAGACGCTGGCGCTGAGCGACCGCTTCATGGTGGTGGCGACCCAGAACCCGATCGAGCAGCAGGGCGTCTATCCCCTGCCCGAAGCGCAGCTCGACCGTTTCCTGTTCAAGCAGGTGGTGGATTATCCGAGCGCGACCGAGGAACGGCGGATCATCGCCACCCATGGCGCGCGCAACGACGCAATGGCGCCCGAGACATGGGGCGTGGCGCCGGTCGCCGACGCTGCGCAGATCAGCGCCGCGATCGAGACAGTGATGGCGGTGCGGCTGGCCGACGAGGTGGTCGACTATATCCTGGCGCTGATCCGGGGAACGCGCGATGTCGCCGATCTGGAAAGCGGCGCATCGCCGCGCGCCGGCGCGATGCTGGCGGGTGCGGCCCGGGCACGGGCGGCGATCGACGGGCGCGATTTCGTCATTCCCGACGACGTCAAGGCGCTGGCCCCGGCGCTGCTGCGCCATCGCCTGATCCTGTCGCCCGCTGCCGAGATCGATGGCCGGCGGATCGAGGATGTCGTCACCGGCATCATCGAGACGATCGAGGCGCCGCGCTGAGCCACCGGCGATGATCTACCCCACCCGCACCGCCATATTGACCGCCGCCGCCGGCGTGCCGCTGACCCTGGTCGTGGCGCTGCTGGTGCCTGGCCGCTGGTATGCGGCGCTGGCCTGGCCGGTCGCGGTCCTGGTGCTGACGCTGGTCGACGGATTGCGCGGCGCCGGCCCGGCCCGCGGCCGCGCCCTGCTGGCGCTGCCCAACACAGCGAGCGTCGGTGCGCCAATCGAGGCAGTGGTGCAGGTGGAAATTGGCGGCACGGCGCCGCGCCGGGTTCAGGTCGCGCTCGACTACAGCCCGCTGGTCGAGCAGGCGCAGGAGAGCGACTGGATCGCGCTCGAGAGCGGCAAGGGGGCCGGCCGCTTTGCGATGCAGGCGGTGCGACGCGGCACGGTGCGGATCGACCGGCTGTGGCTGCGCTGGAAAGGGACGCTGGGCCTCGCCTGGAAGCAGCGGATCGTGCCGGTCGACGCGCAGATGGCGATCCTGCCCGACATTCGCCCGGTCCATGAACGCGGCGCGCAGATCTTCCAGCGGCACGCGCTGCAAGGGCTGATGGCGCAGGTCGATCGTGGCGACGGCGCCGATTTCGACGCACTGGTCGAGTTCCGCACCGGCATGGACCGGCGCGCGATCGACTGGAAGCAGTCCGCCCGTCATGCGAAGCTGCATGCCAAGGAATTTCGGACCGAGCGCAACAACCAGATCGTCTTCGCGATCGACAGCGGACGGCAGATGAGCGAGCCGGTTGCGGGCCTCAGCCGGCTCGACCGGGTGGTGTCGGCTATGCTGCTGACCGCCTGGGTAGCGCTCAAGCTGGGCGACCGGGTCGCGCTCAACGCCTTTGACAGCCGGCCGCGCATCGCCAGCGGCCTGGTCTCGGGCGTCGCCGCCTTCGGTGAATTGCAGCGGCTGGCGGCGCAGATCGACTATAGCGGCGAGGAGAGCAACTACAGCTTCGCCCTCACCAACCTGTCGGCGCGGCTGAGCCGGCGGTCGATGATCATATTGTTCACCGAATTCACCGACCTGACCTCCGCCGAATTCCTGGTCCGCGCCGCCGCCCGGCTGGTCGAGACGCATCTGCTGATGGTCGTGGTACTGCGCGACGAGGAACTGGAGGATTTCGTTGCCCGCCGGCCCGAGAGCGCCGACGACGTGACCCGGGCCGTCACCGCCGCCGCGCTGCTGAAGGACCGGTTGATGGTGCTGACCCGGCTACGCCATCTGGGCGCCCATGTGATCGAAAGCGAGCATGACCGGGTCGCCGACCGGCTGGTCCAGGCCTATGTCGACATGAAGCGGAGGAACCTGATTTGAGCGCGCTGGTCGACAGTCGCGGCGCCGCGCCGCTGGTCAACGCCACCCGCTTCCGCGCCGCGCATGAAGCGGACTGGGAACGGCTGGACCAGTTGCTGACGCGGATGGAGAAGCGATCGATCCGCGCCCTGTCCGAAGAGGATATATTGGCGCTGCCTTTGCTCTATCGCGCCACCCTCTCCTCCCTGTCGGTCGCGCGCGAGACGTCGCTCGACCGGTCGCTCATCACCTATCTGGAGCAGTTGAGCACCCGCGCCTATTTCCAGCTTTATGGCGTGCCCGATACGCTGGGACGGCAGGTCGGCCGGTTCCTGGCGCGCGACTGGCCGCTGGCGGTGCAATCGCTGTGGCGCGAGACGCTGGTCGCGCTGCTGCTGACGATCGCCGGGGCGGTCGCGGGCTATTGGCTGGTCGCAACCGACGCATCCTGGTTCTACGGCATCATCCCCGATGCGATGGCAAGCGGGCGCGATCCGTCCGCCAGCGCGGCGAGCTTGCGCGAAACCATCTATGGCGCGCCCGACCAGAAGATGCTGGCGACCTTTGCCGCCTATCTCTTCACCCACAACAGCCAGGTGGCGATCTTCGCCTTTGCGCTGGGCTTTGCCTTCACCGTGCCGACGGTGCTGCTGCTGGTCTATAATGGCCTGACCCTGGGCGCGATGATCTGCCTGTTCGCCAAGAAAGGGCTGGCGCTCGGCTTTGTCGGCTGGCTGACCATCCATGGTTCGACCGAGATGTTCGCGATCATCCTGGCCGGCGCGGCAGGGATGCGGATCGGCACCGCCATCGCCTTTCCCGGCCGCGACGCACGGATGGAGGCAGCGGTGAAGGCCGGGCGCCGGGCGGCGGTCGCGATGGCTGGCGTGGTTATCATGCTGCTGGTCGCCGGCCTGCTGGAAGGGATCGGCCGGCAGACGGTGCAGAGCGATGCGATGCGCTACGCCATCGGCGGCGCGGCGCTGCTGGGCTGGCTGGCCTATTATTATCTGCCGCGCCGCAAGGGGGACCATGATGCGCTGGCGGCGTAACCGGACGACCAAGGCGCCGGCTTCGCTGCGTCGCAGCTTCGTGACGCCCGAGGGGGTCGACCTGCGGCTGGAACTGGCGAGCGCGGGGACGCGGGCAGCGGCCTTCGCGCTCGACATGCTGATCCTGATCGTGACCC
The sequence above is drawn from the Sphingobium sp. AP49 genome and encodes:
- a CDS encoding DUF4198 domain-containing protein, with amino-acid sequence MAAIVKPALLAANRPHGYQGQRFQARMTVAQHLRLNINIPMPNGRITTGDIMKKQFFAMLALCGLSSLAQAHEVWVERDASGPARIYLGEPADPMPAGGDPEFEKLKTPRLVPASQAPQIRKAGYIEVAAPAGDVRVIDDSVFEPWGEEGKKEGVVYYARAGRNETKALMPLEIVPTATSADSFSLVRDGKPLAGIKVTAISPDKWSKSFLTDAQGRVTLPIREKGRYILTATQEQKGDLSLRGAKVATLYHIATLTFVNN
- a CDS encoding YciC family protein produces the protein MATSAASVERRNFSIGTVLSRAFGTLGSNPVATFGTAFLFGALPQLLFSYFVRADLANAGAGNTLAVIVVSLGSYALSLILSMLVQGGLVRATVAHADGQRASIADCIGTGLSVAVPLIGLAILTTIGLMIGFALLLVPGIILFIMWSVSVPVLVTERIGIFAAFGRSRALTKGARWKIFGLFVLMTILVWILYAVIFALVAAGGIAAFAVEASSGTLSPTSLVVSTLAGTLVMAFWSVTQASLYVSLSDWKDGPQGASLEDIFA
- a CDS encoding DUF4129 domain-containing protein, whose protein sequence is MAATDSVSDDRLAAAHKALRAGGDVQFDMLPADPPKPPPAWLKAFGEWLEKVLEPVGHFLRWIGSFMPDAPYARIFLWTVIGALALLIVWMIVDRVRHGVWRLPNWRRRTLAEAADYQEDQWAPDAAPARAWLEEADALAGRGRYAEAVHHLLLRSVEDMARRRPQIVRPALTSRDLADAPGIPAAPRRLFGEIAGAVERSLFGGRAINAEEWGRCRAAYADFAQTRTWAA
- a CDS encoding DUF4350 domain-containing protein, with translation MSDIAIGKASADNGIFRGVTIILMLVIGLMGFAGMILLGAYAPDLRSGRNGGAHALSNAVTGYSGLVQLAEATGRHPRILRSTHDFDTEDLLIVTPESGATDISAALNGRETKPTLFVLPKWQTMPDETHPGWARFTGLIPLHEPIGVLSPGVRFTMQRYRTGGGWLTSHDPDVRFWAPRPIQVITGIEQDNKNQDDAWRRLTPILTDERGNMVLVRVGDGPLYVLADPDLLNNRGMKDEGQAAAALGLLDWMNSTGAQSVAFDVSMNGFGHSKSPLKLLFDPPFLAMTLAIVAALALAGVHAFGRFGPPRARQRALAFGKAALIDNSALLIRKAGREARLGGRYAAAIRDRAARIFAVPARLRDGEIDDYLDSLKGQRRFTDLAQAAEAATDRHGLLEAAQALHDWQEEKNR
- a CDS encoding MoxR family ATPase — encoded protein: MTVEQVQALATSIRQTVARAVVGQEATVDLMLVALFSGGHILLEGPPGTAKTLVAHSFARALGLDFGRIQFTPDLMPGDIIGANLFNFQTSQFSLTRGPIFTELLLADEINRTPPKTQAALLEAMQERTVTIDGETLALSDRFMVVATQNPIEQQGVYPLPEAQLDRFLFKQVVDYPSATEERRIIATHGARNDAMAPETWGVAPVADAAQISAAIETVMAVRLADEVVDYILALIRGTRDVADLESGASPRAGAMLAGAARARAAIDGRDFVIPDDVKALAPALLRHRLILSPAAEIDGRRIEDVVTGIIETIEAPR
- a CDS encoding DUF58 domain-containing protein codes for the protein MIYPTRTAILTAAAGVPLTLVVALLVPGRWYAALAWPVAVLVLTLVDGLRGAGPARGRALLALPNTASVGAPIEAVVQVEIGGTAPRRVQVALDYSPLVEQAQESDWIALESGKGAGRFAMQAVRRGTVRIDRLWLRWKGTLGLAWKQRIVPVDAQMAILPDIRPVHERGAQIFQRHALQGLMAQVDRGDGADFDALVEFRTGMDRRAIDWKQSARHAKLHAKEFRTERNNQIVFAIDSGRQMSEPVAGLSRLDRVVSAMLLTAWVALKLGDRVALNAFDSRPRIASGLVSGVAAFGELQRLAAQIDYSGEESNYSFALTNLSARLSRRSMIILFTEFTDLTSAEFLVRAAARLVETHLLMVVVLRDEELEDFVARRPESADDVTRAVTAAALLKDRLMVLTRLRHLGAHVIESEHDRVADRLVQAYVDMKRRNLI